A window of Sebastes umbrosus isolate fSebUmb1 chromosome 3, fSebUmb1.pri, whole genome shotgun sequence contains these coding sequences:
- the dlc1 gene encoding rho GTPase-activating protein 7 isoform X3 — protein sequence MLTGMSRSMRLLLLQRSFSDHIRSSTSKALDRLSKPARESRIEIEAKEACTWLRAAGFPQYAQLYEDPLCLDAQFPIDISSVTRDHDFLDRDAIEALCRRLNTLNKCALMRLEISPQRKRSEDSDEDEPCAISGRWTFQRDSKRWSRMEELEVFSTLPTDATPPPFPKDQVSQKGKLALREGNSSESVLTDLSEQPEVGSIHSSGSGGRGEEKSHGAALTNEAVPTGATRASSVASMCSSSGTGGSGCANEDSLSDGMPPSPLETLGQFTFDVKTGMGGLGGSLDRGGGSGKSTRSRAKSFLKRMESLRLRSGTSSKRKKKGSTSGGKIEISGPVIKEGLDDDKLRSLNCVDISSINLNQNLNHQRNPTQTMTLNRNRSVSYSTQTSNGSTGSTGSSQSEASSGSAVSTPSPVTRARSHSIAAGSSKRGGMYLEGFDPFSVPQQASDRPPTPPPKSAPPIPCQASSGMTVDEQNRRNNCDVRDNGRQAEGEEEEEGEDGTIFFYLPEGHKPGTFPKALQDGSSRNNNGNENGNSVILRGRQSRRPRRCSSGSVDSRLSFYDNVPNAEREEEGEEEEGDERKLEQVLQHVSGLQRFVNAWSEAVAGEEEEEEEDEEEEGDSDSALDSASPCPSSPLQNRLEETENGSDQDSTGNPLGEGEEGMRERRDSGVGASLTRTSRPQKLRWPSFQNSHRPSLASAQLQISCQSVLQMNLLQKLSLLQLTALLERHTPTNKHGFSWAVPKFMKRIKVRDYKDRNVFGVPLQVIVQRTGQPLPQGIQQAMRYLRSQCLDQVGLFRKSGVKSRIQALRQMNEASGADGGGVNYEGQSAFDVADMLKQYFRDLPEPLLTSKLSETFLQIYQYMPKELRLQAARAAVLLLPDENREALRTLLCLLSDVTASVSENQMTPTNLAVCLAPSLFHLNTLRRKESSSPRVMNRKQMLGKPDQRDLNENLAATHGLAHMIQECSKLFRIPEEMNRCRNSYVEQALLPRRLEDFAGEEVGQGGYRAYLRDSLDALLKDAKDKFKGYDSCSTPEHAELACKKVHDGYPLRLWKVTVEVPATPEEVLTRVLREQGYWDEDLLESRVVETLDERTEVYQYVRNTMAPHPTRDHLVLRTWATDLPKGACALVCTSVDHEGAPVVGVRANVLTSRYFIEPCGSNKSRLTHISRNDCRGRFPEWYNKLYGHLCAAEVARIRDSFTVPMDK from the exons AGATCGAAGCCAAAGAGGCCTGTACCTGGCTCCGAGCAGCAGGGTTCCCGCAGTACGCCCAGCTTTATGAAG ACCCTCTCTGTTTAGATGCCCAGTTTCCCATCGACATCTCCTCGGTCACCAGAGACCACGACTTCCTCGACCGGGACGCCATCGAGGCTCTCTGCAG gAGACTGAACACCCTCAACAAGTGTGCTCTAATGAGACTGGAGATATCACCGCAAAGAAAAAGA AGCGAGGACTCCGATGAGGACGAGCCTTGTGCCATCAGTGGCCGCTGGACCTTCCAGAGGGACAGCAAGCGCTGGTCCCgtatggaggagctggaggtttTTTCCACCCTTCCCACAGATGCCACACCACCCCCATTCCCCAAGGACCAAGTATCCCAGAAAGGCAAGCTCGCCCTGCGTGAAGGCAATAGTTCAGAGAGCGTGCTGACTGACCTCAGCGAGCAGCCTGAAGTGGGCTCCATCCACAGCAGCGggagtggaggaagaggagaagagaagagccaTGGCGCTGCCCTGACGAATGAAGCCGTACCCACAGGCGCCACTCGCGCCAGCTCCGTCGCTAGCATGTGTTCGTCTTCGGGCACAGGCGGGTCAGGGTGCGCCAACGAGGACTCTCTGTCTGATGGGATGCCTCCGTCGCCCCTGGAGACACTCGGACAGTTCACCTTTGATGTGAAAACAGGGATGGGAGGACTAGGAGGGAGTCTGGACAGAGGAGGCGGCAGCGGCAAAAGCACACGCTCGAGAGCTAAGAGCTTCCTCAAGAGGATGGAGAGTCTGCGGCTGCGCAGCGGCACCTCCtccaagaggaagaagaaggggagCACCAGCGGAGGGAAGATAGAAATCAGTGGCCCTGTCATCAAAGAGGGTCTGGACGATGACAAGCTGCGGAGTCTCAACTGCGTGGACATCTCCAGTATCAACCTCAACCAGAACCTCAATCACCAGCGCAATCCCACTCAGACTATGACACTTAACCGGAATCGCTCTGTATCCTACTCCACTCAGACCAGCAACGGCAGCACTGGGAGTACTGGGAGCAGCCAGTCCGAAGCTAGCAGCGGAAGTGCAGTGAGCACGCCGAGCCCGGTGACTCGCGCTCGCAGCCACAGCATCGCGGCAGGCTCTAGCAAGAGAGGAGGAATGTATTTGGAGGGTTTTGATCCTTTCAGCGTTCCCCAACAAGCTTCAGATCGACCGCCAACACCCCCACCCAAATCTGCCCCACCCATCCCCTGCCAAGCTAGCAGTGGGATGACTGTTGATGAGCAGAACCGCAGGAACAACTGCGATGTTCGAGACAATGGCAGGCAAgcggaaggagaagaagaagaggagggagaggatggCACGATCTTCTTCTACTTACCAGAAGGTCACAAGCCTGGAACATTCCCCAAAGCCCTGCAGGACGGGAGTTCACGCAATAACAACGGGAATGAGAACGGGAACTCAGTGATCCTCAGGGGGCGGCAAAGTAGACGCCCGCGGCGCTGCTCTTCAGGCTCCGTCGACAGCCGGCTCAGTTTTTACGACAACGTCCCCAACgctgagagggaagaggagggagaggaggaagagggcgaCGAACGTAAACTGGAGCAAGTGCTGCAACATGTCAGCGGCCTGCAGCGGTTTGTTAATGCCTGGTCAGAGGCTGTGGCCggcgaggaagaggaagaggaggaggacgaagaggaagaaggagactCGGATTCAGCGCTGGACTCGGCCTCCCCGTGCCCGTCCTCTCCTCTGCAGAACCGACTGGAGGAGACGGAGAACGGAAGTGACCAAGACAGCACAGGAAACCCGctgggggagggagaggaagggatgagggagaggagggactCTGGCGTCGGCGCGTCTCTGACCAGAACCAGCAG ACCACAGAAGCTCCGCTGGCCCAGCTTCCAGAACTCCCATCGGCCCAGCTTGGCCTCGGCCCAGCTCCAGATTAGCTGCCAGTCTGTGCTACAGATGAATCTGCTCCAGAAGCTCTCCCTGCTGCAGCTCACCGCTCTGCTGGAGAGACACACCCCGACAAACAAACATGGCTTCAGCTG GGCTGTGCCAAAGTTTATGAAGCGGATCAAGGTGCGCGACTATAAAGACAGGAATGTGTTCGGTGTGCCACTACAAGTCATCGTCCAGCGGACAGGCCAGCCCCTCCCTCAGGGAATTCAGCAGGCCATGCGCTACTTACGCAGTCAGTGCCTCGACCAG GTGGGTCTTTTCAGGAAATCAGGCGTTAAATCTCGAATCCAAGCTCTGCGTCAGATGAACGAGGCGAGCGGCGCAGACGGGGGAGGCGTCAACTACGAGGGCCAATCGGCGTTTGACGTCGCAGACATGCTGAAGCAGTACTTCAGAGATTTGCCAGAACCTCTGCTCACTAGCAAACTGTCTGAGACCTTCCTCCAGATTTATCAGT acATGCCCAAAGAGCTCCGTCTGCAGGCGGCGCGCGCtgccgtgctgctgctgcccgaCGAAAACCGCGAGGCGCTGCGGACGCTGCTGTGTCTGCTGAGCGACGTGACGGCCAGCGTGTCTGAGAACCAGATGACTCCCACCAACCTGGCTGTTTGTCTGGCCCCGTCCCTCTTTCACCTCAACACCCTGCGCCGCAAGGAAAGCTCCTCGCCAag GGTGATGAACAGGAAGCAGATGCTGGGAAAGCCGGACCAGAGAGACCTGAACGAGAACCTGGCTGCCACTCACGGACTGGCACACATGATCCAGGAGTGCAGCAAACTCTTCCGG ATCCCAGAGGAGATGAATCGCTGCAGGAACTCCTATGTGGAGCAGGCGCTGCTGCCGCGACGCTTGGAGGACTTCGCAGGCGAAGAGGTCGGACAGGGAGGATACAGGGCCTACCTCCGGGACAGCCTGGACGCTCTCCTCAAAGACGCCAAGGACAAGTTTAAAGGTTACGACAGCTGCTCCACACCCGAGCACGCAGAGCTGGCCTGTAAGAAG GTGCATGACGGCTACCCACTGCGGCTGTGGAAGGTGACCGTGGAGGTGCCTGCGACTCCCGAGGAGGTCCTGACGCGAGTGCTGCGGGAGCAAGGCTACTGGGACGAGGACCTGCTCGAGAGCCGGGTGGTGGAGACCCTGGACGAAAGGACGGAGGTGTACCAGTATGTCAGGAACACCATGGCTCCACATCCCACCAGAGACCACCTGGTCCTCAG AACATGGGCAACAGACCTGCCAAAGGGAGCGTGTGCACTGGTGTGTACATCTGTGGACCATGAAGGCGCACCTGTTGTAGGCGTCCGGGCCAATGTCCTCACCTCACGCTACTTCATCGAGCCCTGTGGAAGCAACAAATCCAGACTCACACATATTTCCAGGAACGACTGCAG GGGTCGTTTCCCAGAGTGGTACAATAAACTGTATGGACACTTGTGCGCCGCTGAGGTGGCGCGGATACGTGACTCATTCACCGTGCCCATGGACAAATGA
- the dlc1 gene encoding rho GTPase-activating protein 7 isoform X4 — translation MLTGMSRSMRLLLLQRSFSDHIRSSTSKALDRLSKPARESRIEIEAKEACTWLRAAGFPQYAQLYEDAQFPIDISSVTRDHDFLDRDAIEALCRRLNTLNKCALMRLEISPQRKRSEDSDEDEPCAISGRWTFQRDSKRWSRMEELEVFSTLPTDATPPPFPKDQVSQKGKLALREGNSSESVLTDLSEQPEVGSIHSSGSGGRGEEKSHGAALTNEAVPTGATRASSVASMCSSSGTGGSGCANEDSLSDGMPPSPLETLGQFTFDVKTGMGGLGGSLDRGGGSGKSTRSRAKSFLKRMESLRLRSGTSSKRKKKGSTSGGKIEISGPVIKEGLDDDKLRSLNCVDISSINLNQNLNHQRNPTQTMTLNRNRSVSYSTQTSNGSTGSTGSSQSEASSGSAVSTPSPVTRARSHSIAAGSSKRGGMYLEGFDPFSVPQQASDRPPTPPPKSAPPIPCQASSGMTVDEQNRRNNCDVRDNGRQAEGEEEEEGEDGTIFFYLPEGHKPGTFPKALQDGSSRNNNGNENGNSVILRGRQSRRPRRCSSGSVDSRLSFYDNVPNAEREEEGEEEEGDERKLEQVLQHVSGLQRFVNAWSEAVAGEEEEEEEDEEEEGDSDSALDSASPCPSSPLQNRLEETENGSDQDSTGNPLGEGEEGMRERRDSGVGASLTRTSRPQKLRWPSFQNSHRPSLASAQLQISCQSVLQMNLLQKLSLLQLTALLERHTPTNKHGFSWAVPKFMKRIKVRDYKDRNVFGVPLQVIVQRTGQPLPQGIQQAMRYLRSQCLDQVGLFRKSGVKSRIQALRQMNEASGADGGGVNYEGQSAFDVADMLKQYFRDLPEPLLTSKLSETFLQIYQYMPKELRLQAARAAVLLLPDENREALRTLLCLLSDVTASVSENQMTPTNLAVCLAPSLFHLNTLRRKESSSPRVMNRKQMLGKPDQRDLNENLAATHGLAHMIQECSKLFRIPEEMNRCRNSYVEQALLPRRLEDFAGEEVGQGGYRAYLRDSLDALLKDAKDKFKGYDSCSTPEHAELACKKVHDGYPLRLWKVTVEVPATPEEVLTRVLREQGYWDEDLLESRVVETLDERTEVYQYVRNTMAPHPTRDHLVLRTWATDLPKGACALVCTSVDHEGAPVVGVRANVLTSRYFIEPCGSNKSRLTHISRNDCRGRFPEWYNKLYGHLCAAEVARIRDSFTVPMDK, via the exons AGATCGAAGCCAAAGAGGCCTGTACCTGGCTCCGAGCAGCAGGGTTCCCGCAGTACGCCCAGCTTTATGAAG ATGCCCAGTTTCCCATCGACATCTCCTCGGTCACCAGAGACCACGACTTCCTCGACCGGGACGCCATCGAGGCTCTCTGCAG gAGACTGAACACCCTCAACAAGTGTGCTCTAATGAGACTGGAGATATCACCGCAAAGAAAAAGA AGCGAGGACTCCGATGAGGACGAGCCTTGTGCCATCAGTGGCCGCTGGACCTTCCAGAGGGACAGCAAGCGCTGGTCCCgtatggaggagctggaggtttTTTCCACCCTTCCCACAGATGCCACACCACCCCCATTCCCCAAGGACCAAGTATCCCAGAAAGGCAAGCTCGCCCTGCGTGAAGGCAATAGTTCAGAGAGCGTGCTGACTGACCTCAGCGAGCAGCCTGAAGTGGGCTCCATCCACAGCAGCGggagtggaggaagaggagaagagaagagccaTGGCGCTGCCCTGACGAATGAAGCCGTACCCACAGGCGCCACTCGCGCCAGCTCCGTCGCTAGCATGTGTTCGTCTTCGGGCACAGGCGGGTCAGGGTGCGCCAACGAGGACTCTCTGTCTGATGGGATGCCTCCGTCGCCCCTGGAGACACTCGGACAGTTCACCTTTGATGTGAAAACAGGGATGGGAGGACTAGGAGGGAGTCTGGACAGAGGAGGCGGCAGCGGCAAAAGCACACGCTCGAGAGCTAAGAGCTTCCTCAAGAGGATGGAGAGTCTGCGGCTGCGCAGCGGCACCTCCtccaagaggaagaagaaggggagCACCAGCGGAGGGAAGATAGAAATCAGTGGCCCTGTCATCAAAGAGGGTCTGGACGATGACAAGCTGCGGAGTCTCAACTGCGTGGACATCTCCAGTATCAACCTCAACCAGAACCTCAATCACCAGCGCAATCCCACTCAGACTATGACACTTAACCGGAATCGCTCTGTATCCTACTCCACTCAGACCAGCAACGGCAGCACTGGGAGTACTGGGAGCAGCCAGTCCGAAGCTAGCAGCGGAAGTGCAGTGAGCACGCCGAGCCCGGTGACTCGCGCTCGCAGCCACAGCATCGCGGCAGGCTCTAGCAAGAGAGGAGGAATGTATTTGGAGGGTTTTGATCCTTTCAGCGTTCCCCAACAAGCTTCAGATCGACCGCCAACACCCCCACCCAAATCTGCCCCACCCATCCCCTGCCAAGCTAGCAGTGGGATGACTGTTGATGAGCAGAACCGCAGGAACAACTGCGATGTTCGAGACAATGGCAGGCAAgcggaaggagaagaagaagaggagggagaggatggCACGATCTTCTTCTACTTACCAGAAGGTCACAAGCCTGGAACATTCCCCAAAGCCCTGCAGGACGGGAGTTCACGCAATAACAACGGGAATGAGAACGGGAACTCAGTGATCCTCAGGGGGCGGCAAAGTAGACGCCCGCGGCGCTGCTCTTCAGGCTCCGTCGACAGCCGGCTCAGTTTTTACGACAACGTCCCCAACgctgagagggaagaggagggagaggaggaagagggcgaCGAACGTAAACTGGAGCAAGTGCTGCAACATGTCAGCGGCCTGCAGCGGTTTGTTAATGCCTGGTCAGAGGCTGTGGCCggcgaggaagaggaagaggaggaggacgaagaggaagaaggagactCGGATTCAGCGCTGGACTCGGCCTCCCCGTGCCCGTCCTCTCCTCTGCAGAACCGACTGGAGGAGACGGAGAACGGAAGTGACCAAGACAGCACAGGAAACCCGctgggggagggagaggaagggatgagggagaggagggactCTGGCGTCGGCGCGTCTCTGACCAGAACCAGCAG ACCACAGAAGCTCCGCTGGCCCAGCTTCCAGAACTCCCATCGGCCCAGCTTGGCCTCGGCCCAGCTCCAGATTAGCTGCCAGTCTGTGCTACAGATGAATCTGCTCCAGAAGCTCTCCCTGCTGCAGCTCACCGCTCTGCTGGAGAGACACACCCCGACAAACAAACATGGCTTCAGCTG GGCTGTGCCAAAGTTTATGAAGCGGATCAAGGTGCGCGACTATAAAGACAGGAATGTGTTCGGTGTGCCACTACAAGTCATCGTCCAGCGGACAGGCCAGCCCCTCCCTCAGGGAATTCAGCAGGCCATGCGCTACTTACGCAGTCAGTGCCTCGACCAG GTGGGTCTTTTCAGGAAATCAGGCGTTAAATCTCGAATCCAAGCTCTGCGTCAGATGAACGAGGCGAGCGGCGCAGACGGGGGAGGCGTCAACTACGAGGGCCAATCGGCGTTTGACGTCGCAGACATGCTGAAGCAGTACTTCAGAGATTTGCCAGAACCTCTGCTCACTAGCAAACTGTCTGAGACCTTCCTCCAGATTTATCAGT acATGCCCAAAGAGCTCCGTCTGCAGGCGGCGCGCGCtgccgtgctgctgctgcccgaCGAAAACCGCGAGGCGCTGCGGACGCTGCTGTGTCTGCTGAGCGACGTGACGGCCAGCGTGTCTGAGAACCAGATGACTCCCACCAACCTGGCTGTTTGTCTGGCCCCGTCCCTCTTTCACCTCAACACCCTGCGCCGCAAGGAAAGCTCCTCGCCAag GGTGATGAACAGGAAGCAGATGCTGGGAAAGCCGGACCAGAGAGACCTGAACGAGAACCTGGCTGCCACTCACGGACTGGCACACATGATCCAGGAGTGCAGCAAACTCTTCCGG ATCCCAGAGGAGATGAATCGCTGCAGGAACTCCTATGTGGAGCAGGCGCTGCTGCCGCGACGCTTGGAGGACTTCGCAGGCGAAGAGGTCGGACAGGGAGGATACAGGGCCTACCTCCGGGACAGCCTGGACGCTCTCCTCAAAGACGCCAAGGACAAGTTTAAAGGTTACGACAGCTGCTCCACACCCGAGCACGCAGAGCTGGCCTGTAAGAAG GTGCATGACGGCTACCCACTGCGGCTGTGGAAGGTGACCGTGGAGGTGCCTGCGACTCCCGAGGAGGTCCTGACGCGAGTGCTGCGGGAGCAAGGCTACTGGGACGAGGACCTGCTCGAGAGCCGGGTGGTGGAGACCCTGGACGAAAGGACGGAGGTGTACCAGTATGTCAGGAACACCATGGCTCCACATCCCACCAGAGACCACCTGGTCCTCAG AACATGGGCAACAGACCTGCCAAAGGGAGCGTGTGCACTGGTGTGTACATCTGTGGACCATGAAGGCGCACCTGTTGTAGGCGTCCGGGCCAATGTCCTCACCTCACGCTACTTCATCGAGCCCTGTGGAAGCAACAAATCCAGACTCACACATATTTCCAGGAACGACTGCAG GGGTCGTTTCCCAGAGTGGTACAATAAACTGTATGGACACTTGTGCGCCGCTGAGGTGGCGCGGATACGTGACTCATTCACCGTGCCCATGGACAAATGA
- the dlc1 gene encoding rho GTPase-activating protein 7 isoform X5, translating to MMLTQIEAKEACTWLRAAGFPQYAQLYEDPLCLDAQFPIDISSVTRDHDFLDRDAIEALCRRLNTLNKCALMRLEISPQRKRSEDSDEDEPCAISGRWTFQRDSKRWSRMEELEVFSTLPTDATPPPFPKDQVSQKGKLALREGNSSESVLTDLSEQPEVGSIHSSGSGGRGEEKSHGAALTNEAVPTGATRASSVASMCSSSGTGGSGCANEDSLSDGMPPSPLETLGQFTFDVKTGMGGLGGSLDRGGGSGKSTRSRAKSFLKRMESLRLRSGTSSKRKKKGSTSGGKIEISGPVIKEGLDDDKLRSLNCVDISSINLNQNLNHQRNPTQTMTLNRNRSVSYSTQTSNGSTGSTGSSQSEASSGSAVSTPSPVTRARSHSIAAGSSKRGGMYLEGFDPFSVPQQASDRPPTPPPKSAPPIPCQASSGMTVDEQNRRNNCDVRDNGRQAEGEEEEEGEDGTIFFYLPEGHKPGTFPKALQDGSSRNNNGNENGNSVILRGRQSRRPRRCSSGSVDSRLSFYDNVPNAEREEEGEEEEGDERKLEQVLQHVSGLQRFVNAWSEAVAGEEEEEEEDEEEEGDSDSALDSASPCPSSPLQNRLEETENGSDQDSTGNPLGEGEEGMRERRDSGVGASLTRTSRPQKLRWPSFQNSHRPSLASAQLQISCQSVLQMNLLQKLSLLQLTALLERHTPTNKHGFSWAVPKFMKRIKVRDYKDRNVFGVPLQVIVQRTGQPLPQGIQQAMRYLRSQCLDQVGLFRKSGVKSRIQALRQMNEASGADGGGVNYEGQSAFDVADMLKQYFRDLPEPLLTSKLSETFLQIYQYMPKELRLQAARAAVLLLPDENREALRTLLCLLSDVTASVSENQMTPTNLAVCLAPSLFHLNTLRRKESSSPRVMNRKQMLGKPDQRDLNENLAATHGLAHMIQECSKLFRIPEEMNRCRNSYVEQALLPRRLEDFAGEEVGQGGYRAYLRDSLDALLKDAKDKFKGYDSCSTPEHAELACKKVHDGYPLRLWKVTVEVPATPEEVLTRVLREQGYWDEDLLESRVVETLDERTEVYQYVRNTMAPHPTRDHLVLRTWATDLPKGACALVCTSVDHEGAPVVGVRANVLTSRYFIEPCGSNKSRLTHISRNDCRGRFPEWYNKLYGHLCAAEVARIRDSFTVPMDK from the exons ATGATGTTAACAC AGATCGAAGCCAAAGAGGCCTGTACCTGGCTCCGAGCAGCAGGGTTCCCGCAGTACGCCCAGCTTTATGAAG ACCCTCTCTGTTTAGATGCCCAGTTTCCCATCGACATCTCCTCGGTCACCAGAGACCACGACTTCCTCGACCGGGACGCCATCGAGGCTCTCTGCAG gAGACTGAACACCCTCAACAAGTGTGCTCTAATGAGACTGGAGATATCACCGCAAAGAAAAAGA AGCGAGGACTCCGATGAGGACGAGCCTTGTGCCATCAGTGGCCGCTGGACCTTCCAGAGGGACAGCAAGCGCTGGTCCCgtatggaggagctggaggtttTTTCCACCCTTCCCACAGATGCCACACCACCCCCATTCCCCAAGGACCAAGTATCCCAGAAAGGCAAGCTCGCCCTGCGTGAAGGCAATAGTTCAGAGAGCGTGCTGACTGACCTCAGCGAGCAGCCTGAAGTGGGCTCCATCCACAGCAGCGggagtggaggaagaggagaagagaagagccaTGGCGCTGCCCTGACGAATGAAGCCGTACCCACAGGCGCCACTCGCGCCAGCTCCGTCGCTAGCATGTGTTCGTCTTCGGGCACAGGCGGGTCAGGGTGCGCCAACGAGGACTCTCTGTCTGATGGGATGCCTCCGTCGCCCCTGGAGACACTCGGACAGTTCACCTTTGATGTGAAAACAGGGATGGGAGGACTAGGAGGGAGTCTGGACAGAGGAGGCGGCAGCGGCAAAAGCACACGCTCGAGAGCTAAGAGCTTCCTCAAGAGGATGGAGAGTCTGCGGCTGCGCAGCGGCACCTCCtccaagaggaagaagaaggggagCACCAGCGGAGGGAAGATAGAAATCAGTGGCCCTGTCATCAAAGAGGGTCTGGACGATGACAAGCTGCGGAGTCTCAACTGCGTGGACATCTCCAGTATCAACCTCAACCAGAACCTCAATCACCAGCGCAATCCCACTCAGACTATGACACTTAACCGGAATCGCTCTGTATCCTACTCCACTCAGACCAGCAACGGCAGCACTGGGAGTACTGGGAGCAGCCAGTCCGAAGCTAGCAGCGGAAGTGCAGTGAGCACGCCGAGCCCGGTGACTCGCGCTCGCAGCCACAGCATCGCGGCAGGCTCTAGCAAGAGAGGAGGAATGTATTTGGAGGGTTTTGATCCTTTCAGCGTTCCCCAACAAGCTTCAGATCGACCGCCAACACCCCCACCCAAATCTGCCCCACCCATCCCCTGCCAAGCTAGCAGTGGGATGACTGTTGATGAGCAGAACCGCAGGAACAACTGCGATGTTCGAGACAATGGCAGGCAAgcggaaggagaagaagaagaggagggagaggatggCACGATCTTCTTCTACTTACCAGAAGGTCACAAGCCTGGAACATTCCCCAAAGCCCTGCAGGACGGGAGTTCACGCAATAACAACGGGAATGAGAACGGGAACTCAGTGATCCTCAGGGGGCGGCAAAGTAGACGCCCGCGGCGCTGCTCTTCAGGCTCCGTCGACAGCCGGCTCAGTTTTTACGACAACGTCCCCAACgctgagagggaagaggagggagaggaggaagagggcgaCGAACGTAAACTGGAGCAAGTGCTGCAACATGTCAGCGGCCTGCAGCGGTTTGTTAATGCCTGGTCAGAGGCTGTGGCCggcgaggaagaggaagaggaggaggacgaagaggaagaaggagactCGGATTCAGCGCTGGACTCGGCCTCCCCGTGCCCGTCCTCTCCTCTGCAGAACCGACTGGAGGAGACGGAGAACGGAAGTGACCAAGACAGCACAGGAAACCCGctgggggagggagaggaagggatgagggagaggagggactCTGGCGTCGGCGCGTCTCTGACCAGAACCAGCAG ACCACAGAAGCTCCGCTGGCCCAGCTTCCAGAACTCCCATCGGCCCAGCTTGGCCTCGGCCCAGCTCCAGATTAGCTGCCAGTCTGTGCTACAGATGAATCTGCTCCAGAAGCTCTCCCTGCTGCAGCTCACCGCTCTGCTGGAGAGACACACCCCGACAAACAAACATGGCTTCAGCTG GGCTGTGCCAAAGTTTATGAAGCGGATCAAGGTGCGCGACTATAAAGACAGGAATGTGTTCGGTGTGCCACTACAAGTCATCGTCCAGCGGACAGGCCAGCCCCTCCCTCAGGGAATTCAGCAGGCCATGCGCTACTTACGCAGTCAGTGCCTCGACCAG GTGGGTCTTTTCAGGAAATCAGGCGTTAAATCTCGAATCCAAGCTCTGCGTCAGATGAACGAGGCGAGCGGCGCAGACGGGGGAGGCGTCAACTACGAGGGCCAATCGGCGTTTGACGTCGCAGACATGCTGAAGCAGTACTTCAGAGATTTGCCAGAACCTCTGCTCACTAGCAAACTGTCTGAGACCTTCCTCCAGATTTATCAGT acATGCCCAAAGAGCTCCGTCTGCAGGCGGCGCGCGCtgccgtgctgctgctgcccgaCGAAAACCGCGAGGCGCTGCGGACGCTGCTGTGTCTGCTGAGCGACGTGACGGCCAGCGTGTCTGAGAACCAGATGACTCCCACCAACCTGGCTGTTTGTCTGGCCCCGTCCCTCTTTCACCTCAACACCCTGCGCCGCAAGGAAAGCTCCTCGCCAag GGTGATGAACAGGAAGCAGATGCTGGGAAAGCCGGACCAGAGAGACCTGAACGAGAACCTGGCTGCCACTCACGGACTGGCACACATGATCCAGGAGTGCAGCAAACTCTTCCGG ATCCCAGAGGAGATGAATCGCTGCAGGAACTCCTATGTGGAGCAGGCGCTGCTGCCGCGACGCTTGGAGGACTTCGCAGGCGAAGAGGTCGGACAGGGAGGATACAGGGCCTACCTCCGGGACAGCCTGGACGCTCTCCTCAAAGACGCCAAGGACAAGTTTAAAGGTTACGACAGCTGCTCCACACCCGAGCACGCAGAGCTGGCCTGTAAGAAG GTGCATGACGGCTACCCACTGCGGCTGTGGAAGGTGACCGTGGAGGTGCCTGCGACTCCCGAGGAGGTCCTGACGCGAGTGCTGCGGGAGCAAGGCTACTGGGACGAGGACCTGCTCGAGAGCCGGGTGGTGGAGACCCTGGACGAAAGGACGGAGGTGTACCAGTATGTCAGGAACACCATGGCTCCACATCCCACCAGAGACCACCTGGTCCTCAG AACATGGGCAACAGACCTGCCAAAGGGAGCGTGTGCACTGGTGTGTACATCTGTGGACCATGAAGGCGCACCTGTTGTAGGCGTCCGGGCCAATGTCCTCACCTCACGCTACTTCATCGAGCCCTGTGGAAGCAACAAATCCAGACTCACACATATTTCCAGGAACGACTGCAG GGGTCGTTTCCCAGAGTGGTACAATAAACTGTATGGACACTTGTGCGCCGCTGAGGTGGCGCGGATACGTGACTCATTCACCGTGCCCATGGACAAATGA